In one window of Dermochelys coriacea isolate rDerCor1 chromosome 3, rDerCor1.pri.v4, whole genome shotgun sequence DNA:
- the CNRIP1 gene encoding CB1 cannabinoid receptor-interacting protein 1 isoform X2, with protein MRPPPLEIFIRCFGGGLGWLGSDAAPPLPPSLARSSPGRTHRPCRGAMGEIPKLVKISVSLRIQPNDGPVYFKVDGQRFDQSRTIKLLTGAKYTVEVVLKPGVVHATTMGIGGVNIPLEEKSRDPQVVCYTGIYDTEGVPHTKSGQRQPLQVNIQFSDIGTFETVWQVKFYDYHKRNHCQWGNAFGSIEYECKPNETRSLMWINKEMFH; from the exons ATGCGCCCCCCCCCCTTAGAAATATTCATCCGCTGCTttgggggagggctgggctggctcGGGTCTGACgccgcccctcctcttcctccctccctcgctCGCTCCAGCCCCGGGCGGACGCACCGCCCCTGCCGGGGAGCCATGGGCGAGATCCCcaagctggtgaaaatcagcgtCTCCCTGAGAATCCAGCCGAACGACGGGCCGGTCTATTTCAAGGTGGACGGGCAGCGGTTCGACCAGAGCCGGACCATCAAACTCCTGACCGGGGCCAAGTACACGGTCGAGGTGGTGCTGAAGCCCGGGGTCGTGCACGCCAC GACTATGGGTATAGGAGGAGTGAACATCCCCCTGGAAGAGAAATCAAGAGATCCCCAGGTCGTCTGTTACACAGGAATCTACGATACAGAAGGAGTGCCTCACACCAAAAGTGGGCAAAGACAGCCTTTACAGGTCAACATACAG TTTAGTGACATCGGCACTTTTGAGACAGTCTGGCAAGTCAAATTCTATGACTACCACAAACGAAATCATTGCCAATGGGGAAACGCCTTTGGTAGCATCGAGTATGAATGCAAACCCAATGAGACACGCAGTCTTATGTGGATCAACAAAGAGATGTTCCACTGA
- the CNRIP1 gene encoding CB1 cannabinoid receptor-interacting protein 1 isoform X1 translates to MRPPPLEIFIRCFGGGLGWLGSDAAPPLPPSLARSSPGRTHRPCRGAMGEIPKLVKISVSLRIQPNDGPVYFKVDGQRFDQSRTIKLLTGAKYTVEVVLKPGVVHATHVYFRTMGIGGVNIPLEEKSRDPQVVCYTGIYDTEGVPHTKSGQRQPLQVNIQFSDIGTFETVWQVKFYDYHKRNHCQWGNAFGSIEYECKPNETRSLMWINKEMFH, encoded by the exons ATGCGCCCCCCCCCCTTAGAAATATTCATCCGCTGCTttgggggagggctgggctggctcGGGTCTGACgccgcccctcctcttcctccctccctcgctCGCTCCAGCCCCGGGCGGACGCACCGCCCCTGCCGGGGAGCCATGGGCGAGATCCCcaagctggtgaaaatcagcgtCTCCCTGAGAATCCAGCCGAACGACGGGCCGGTCTATTTCAAGGTGGACGGGCAGCGGTTCGACCAGAGCCGGACCATCAAACTCCTGACCGGGGCCAAGTACACGGTCGAGGTGGTGCTGAAGCCCGGGGTCGTGCACGCCAC GCATGTCTATTTCAGGACTATGGGTATAGGAGGAGTGAACATCCCCCTGGAAGAGAAATCAAGAGATCCCCAGGTCGTCTGTTACACAGGAATCTACGATACAGAAGGAGTGCCTCACACCAAAAGTGGGCAAAGACAGCCTTTACAGGTCAACATACAG TTTAGTGACATCGGCACTTTTGAGACAGTCTGGCAAGTCAAATTCTATGACTACCACAAACGAAATCATTGCCAATGGGGAAACGCCTTTGGTAGCATCGAGTATGAATGCAAACCCAATGAGACACGCAGTCTTATGTGGATCAACAAAGAGATGTTCCACTGA